The window AAAAGTGCATAAAGAATATTAAAGAAAATATTTAAATATGCATACCTTTTGTAGGGTCTGGCAAAGCTCAGTATTTTTTTAAAATAATCCATTAATTGAAGTTCAGTTCTTTAATAATGCGGTCAATTTTGTTGTCAAATTCTTTTTGAGTGGTTTCAAAATCCTCTACAGCATTCAGCCTTCCTTTTACACTAAAATAGAATTTGATTTTAGGTTCGGTTCCGCTGGGTCTGGCTGCGATCTTTGTTCCGTCAGCCGTATAATAAATAAGGACATTGGATTTAGGGATCGAAATCGTTTCTTTAGCTCCGGTAATCATATTACGGGCAGTAGAGGAATTATAATCTTCTATGAGAACCACGGGAGAGCCATCAATGACTTTTACCGGGTTTTCACGTAGGTCGATCATCATTTTTTTGATTTCTTCTGCTCCGCTGATACCTTTTTTTGTTAGTGAAATTAATTTTTCTTTGTAAAAACCATGGTCGACATAAGACTGCAATAAGTCTTTGTAGAAAGAACTGTTGCTGGCTTTGGCCTCGGCAGCAATCTCACAGGCGAGCAGGGTGGCAGTAACGGCATCTTTATCTCTTACAAAGTCTCCAACCATAAACCCGAAACTTTCTTCTCCGCCACCTATAAAGGAAAGTTCAGGGTAGTCTTTAATCATTTTGGCAATCCATTTAAACCCGGTGAGTCCTACCTTGCATTCTACACCATATGCTTTTCCCAGGGCGTCCATCATAGGGGTCGAGACAATAGTAGATGCAATAAATTCATTGCCTTTGATCTTGTTTTCCTTTTTCCACTGATCCAGTAAAAACTTAGTCATCATGATCATTGTCTGATTTCCGTTCAACAAGATCATTTTTCCATTGAGGTCTCTTACTGCTACCCCTAAACGATCACAATCCGGGTCAGTACCGATCACCATGTCGGCATTTATTTCATCAGCTTTTTTCAGGGCTAAAGTAAGTGCTTCAGGTTCTTCCGGATTAGGAGAGACCACAGTAGGGAAATCTCCGTCTGGGATTGCCTGTTCCTCAACAATATGTACATTAAATCCGGCTCGTCTCAAAACTTCAGGAACAATTGTAATGGAGGTTCCGTGAAGTGAGGTGAAAACTATTTTAAACTGGTCTTTTCCTTTGGCATTAAAACTCCCATTTTCAAGGGAAGCATCGATAAAAGCTTCATCTACATCTTTATTGATTAATTTGATTAAGCTCTTATTTGAATTAAAGTTGATATCGGCAAAATCGATTGAGTTAATCTCATCTATGATGTCCCCATCCTGCGGAGGTACGATTTGTCCGCCATCTGTCCAATATACTTTATATCCGTTATATTCCGGAGGATTATGTGAAGCGGTAAGCACAATACCGCACTGACATCCCAGGTATTTAACCGCGAATGAAAGTTCGGGTGTCGGACGGAGTTCAGAGAATAGGAATACTTCTATACTATTGGCAGCGAATACATCGGCGACTACTTTAGCCAAAGTATCACTATTGTGGCGGCAATCATAAGCAATTGCTACTTTCAGGACTGAATCCGGATATGATTTTTTTAAGTAATTACATAATCCTTGCGTGTTTTTACCTAAAGTATATTTATTGATTCGGTTGGTGCCAACTCCCATTATACCACGCATACCACCGGTGCCGAACTCAAGGTCTTTGTAAAACCGTTCTTTTAATTCTTCCGGATTACTATCGATAAGCGATTGAACTT of the Zhouia spongiae genome contains:
- a CDS encoding phospho-sugar mutase, which gives rise to MDISKDEILNNARKWLGDSFDDETRVEVQSLIDSNPEELKERFYKDLEFGTGGMRGIMGVGTNRINKYTLGKNTQGLCNYLKKSYPDSVLKVAIAYDCRHNSDTLAKVVADVFAANSIEVFLFSELRPTPELSFAVKYLGCQCGIVLTASHNPPEYNGYKVYWTDGGQIVPPQDGDIIDEINSIDFADINFNSNKSLIKLINKDVDEAFIDASLENGSFNAKGKDQFKIVFTSLHGTSITIVPEVLRRAGFNVHIVEEQAIPDGDFPTVVSPNPEEPEALTLALKKADEINADMVIGTDPDCDRLGVAVRDLNGKMILLNGNQTMIMMTKFLLDQWKKENKIKGNEFIASTIVSTPMMDALGKAYGVECKVGLTGFKWIAKMIKDYPELSFIGGGEESFGFMVGDFVRDKDAVTATLLACEIAAEAKASNSSFYKDLLQSYVDHGFYKEKLISLTKKGISGAEEIKKMMIDLRENPVKVIDGSPVVLIEDYNSSTARNMITGAKETISIPKSNVLIYYTADGTKIAARPSGTEPKIKFYFSVKGRLNAVEDFETTQKEFDNKIDRIIKELNFN